In the Palaeococcus pacificus DY20341 genome, one interval contains:
- a CDS encoding tetratricopeptide repeat protein, whose product MQEWYQSRALYETIGGLLKRGDFELALQVVRGIPDKGIKATAYSKIVVEMAKRGVDYENAFKEALEAILDLNPDARTKTLMSLAFDLMDLNKFEDALKLSEFILDVSNQSKIKAEVALRLARQGKISEALNLINDIIDEDVKTWATSMLVNEMNQKRE is encoded by the coding sequence ATGCAGGAGTGGTACCAATCCAGGGCTCTTTATGAAACTATAGGTGGGCTTTTAAAGAGGGGTGATTTTGAACTGGCACTTCAAGTTGTTCGCGGAATACCTGACAAGGGAATAAAAGCCACTGCGTATTCTAAGATTGTGGTAGAGATGGCAAAGAGAGGAGTTGACTATGAGAATGCTTTTAAAGAGGCTCTTGAAGCAATTTTGGATCTCAACCCTGATGCGAGGACTAAAACGCTAATGAGCTTAGCCTTTGATCTAATGGATCTCAATAAGTTTGAAGATGCCTTAAAGCTAAGTGAGTTTATTCTTGATGTCTCAAACCAATCAAAAATTAAAGCAGAAGTTGCTTTGAGGCTGGCCCGGCAGGGGAAGATATCTGAAGCACTAAACTTAATCAATGACATCATTGACGAGGATGTTAAAACTTGGGCAACTTCAATGCTCGTCAATGAAATGAATCAAAAAAGAGAGTAA
- the fen gene encoding flap endonuclease-1, whose protein sequence is MGVQIGEIIPRKEIELEKLNGRKIAIDAFNAIYQFLSTIRQRDGTPLMDSQGRITSHLSGLFYRTINLMESGIKPAYIFDGKPPELKKKELKKRAEAREEAKEKWQAALERGELEEAKKYAQRASRVNEQLISDAKTLLELMGIPVIQAPSEGEAQAAYMAAKGKVWASASQDYDSLLFGAPRLVRNVTITGRRKLPGKNIYVEVKPELIVLEEVLKTLKLDREKLIEMAILVGTDYNPGGIKGIGPKKALELVKYKKDVLARYNKESDVDLYEIKEFFLNPPVTDDYKLEWKMPDEEGILKFLCDEHDFSEERVKHGLERLRKAVKKGKQRTLESWFMKR, encoded by the coding sequence ATGGGAGTTCAAATTGGAGAGATAATTCCGAGGAAAGAGATAGAGCTCGAAAAGCTCAACGGGAGGAAAATCGCGATAGACGCTTTCAACGCTATTTATCAATTCCTATCCACTATTAGGCAGAGGGATGGAACGCCTTTAATGGACTCGCAGGGGAGGATTACTTCCCACCTCTCGGGCTTATTCTACAGGACGATAAACCTAATGGAAAGTGGAATTAAACCTGCTTACATCTTCGACGGAAAGCCGCCCGAACTTAAGAAGAAGGAGCTTAAAAAGAGAGCTGAAGCTAGAGAGGAGGCAAAGGAAAAGTGGCAAGCTGCCCTTGAAAGGGGCGAGCTGGAGGAGGCTAAGAAATATGCTCAAAGGGCTTCGCGCGTAAATGAGCAACTCATAAGCGATGCCAAAACCCTCCTAGAACTTATGGGCATCCCTGTTATTCAAGCGCCGAGTGAGGGAGAAGCCCAAGCTGCTTATATGGCCGCTAAGGGCAAAGTCTGGGCTTCCGCATCTCAAGATTACGACTCACTGCTCTTCGGCGCACCGAGACTCGTGAGAAATGTAACCATAACCGGGAGGAGGAAACTTCCCGGAAAGAACATCTATGTGGAAGTTAAGCCTGAATTGATAGTCTTGGAGGAAGTGCTCAAGACCCTAAAGCTCGACAGGGAAAAGCTCATTGAGATGGCGATTCTCGTTGGCACAGACTACAACCCTGGTGGCATAAAGGGAATTGGGCCGAAAAAGGCCTTAGAACTTGTGAAGTATAAGAAAGATGTTCTAGCGAGATACAACAAAGAGAGCGATGTTGATTTGTATGAGATAAAAGAGTTCTTCCTAAATCCTCCGGTTACCGATGACTACAAGCTCGAGTGGAAGATGCCTGATGAGGAGGGCATCTTAAAGTTCCTATGCGACGAGCACGACTTCAGCGAGGAGAGAGTAAAGCACGGACTTGAAAGACTAAGGAAGGCAGTGAAAAAAGGAAAGCAAAGGACTTTGGAGAGCTGGTTTATGAAGCGCTAA
- a CDS encoding phosphate-starvation-inducible PsiE family protein, producing the protein MTKIEEEKIAQYTQIHRLFRRVLEISFDLVIMVFLFFILYLTVYSIYLNFKLTYNITEPKLLVANVLVTIILIETYRILIIYLKQHRVSLTHILEVGIVALIQKLVVASDFKELDAIKLFAIAVLIFVLGYLYIKVGE; encoded by the coding sequence ATGACAAAGATCGAGGAGGAAAAAATCGCCCAGTATACTCAAATCCACAGGCTTTTTAGAAGAGTGCTGGAGATTTCATTTGACTTAGTCATCATGGTATTTCTGTTCTTCATCCTATATCTCACGGTGTACTCAATCTATCTGAACTTCAAGCTGACATACAACATTACGGAGCCCAAGCTTTTAGTTGCAAACGTTCTCGTGACGATTATCCTCATCGAGACATACCGCATCTTGATAATCTACTTAAAACAGCACAGGGTGAGCTTAACACACATCCTTGAGGTTGGAATAGTGGCCTTAATCCAAAAACTTGTAGTTGCATCGGACTTCAAGGAGCTGGATGCCATAAAGCTTTTTGCTATAGCTGTCCTTATATTCGTTTTGGGATACTTATACATAAAGGTGGGGGAGTGA
- a CDS encoding metallophosphoesterase family protein translates to MLIALISDIHSNLEALEAVWHKVKKADVIFCLGDLVGYGANPNEVVEFFKEQMEKREILCVRGNHDNAVAFGIDWGFNPYAREAIKWHQRVMSIENLEFLRQLPVRQLFIDNKNSSYLLIHGSPRAPLDEYLLPWLPDSEFKSVLSYIKQDNLIVGHTHMPMLREIEGRRIINPGGVGQPRDGDWRASYAFIDTETKEVYFEREEYDVDKAARKIINAGLPKFLAYRLYEGY, encoded by the coding sequence ATGCTCATAGCCCTTATAAGCGACATTCATTCAAACCTTGAAGCTCTCGAAGCTGTTTGGCATAAGGTAAAAAAAGCCGACGTAATTTTTTGCTTGGGCGATTTGGTGGGTTACGGAGCTAATCCAAATGAAGTTGTAGAGTTCTTCAAGGAGCAGATGGAAAAAAGGGAAATTTTATGTGTTAGAGGCAATCACGACAATGCAGTGGCATTTGGCATAGATTGGGGCTTCAACCCCTATGCAAGGGAGGCGATTAAGTGGCATCAAAGGGTTATGAGCATAGAGAATCTGGAATTTTTGCGCCAACTGCCTGTTAGACAGCTTTTCATTGACAATAAAAACAGCAGCTATCTCTTAATCCACGGCTCTCCAAGGGCACCTTTAGATGAGTATCTCCTCCCATGGCTCCCGGACAGTGAGTTTAAGAGCGTTTTGAGTTATATAAAGCAGGACAACCTAATAGTGGGACATACTCACATGCCTATGCTGAGGGAAATTGAAGGAAGGAGAATTATAAATCCTGGTGGGGTGGGGCAACCGAGGGATGGCGATTGGAGAGCGAGCTACGCTTTCATTGACACTGAAACAAAAGAGGTGTATTTTGAGAGGGAAGAATATGATGTGGATAAGGCCGCGAGAAAAATAATAAATGCAGGATTACCCAAATTCTTGGCTTACAGATTATATGAAGGGTATTAA
- a CDS encoding CDC48 family AAA ATPase, which yields MIFGREETKEEIKLRVAEALKRDVGRGIARFDRKFQRQLGVEPGDIVELRGEKVTAAIVANPHPDDRGIDIIRIDGYIRKNAGVSIGDFVTLRRAEVQEARKVTLAPAQKGVLIQIPGELVKNNLLGRPVVKGDLIIASGRIEDEFFASPFEEIFRSLLPVGFGELKFVVVSTAPKGIVQITHNTEVEVLSQAVELREEALPEVTYEDIGGLKDAIQKIREMVELPLKHPELFERLGIEPPKGVLLYGPPGTGKTLLAKAVANEANAHFIAINGPEIMSKFYGESEERLREIFKEAEENAPSIIFIDEIDAIAPKREEVTGEVEKRVVSQLLTLMDGLKSRGKVIVIAATNRPDALDPALRRPGRFDREIEVGVPDKQGRKEILQIHTRGMPLEAEYNRNDVLKILKTLLKEGRFEKERIEALIKKVETAKDEEEIKSILKGESEIYGEVKVKLIDKMLDEFAEKTHGFVGADLAALAREAAMVVLRRLIKERRINPEEEKIPPEVLQELKVTRDDFYEALKMVEPSALREVMIEVPNVRWEDIGGLENVKQALKEAVEWPLKYPKAFQRLGVNPPKGILLYGPPGTGKTLLAKAVANESEANFIGIRGPEVLSKWVGESEKRVREIFRKARQAAPTVIFIDEIDSIAPMRGAMEGERVTDRLINQLLTEMDGIEENSGVVVIAATNRPDILDPALLRPGRFDRLILVPAPDEKARLEILKVHTRNVPLAKDVDLKELAKKTQGYSGADLEALVREAALTALRRSVVSKKELEELSEEFLENLYVTKKDFEEAMKKIKPSITQYMLEYYKRFEESRKTEKKEEYRGIDYFTG from the coding sequence ATGATATTTGGTAGAGAAGAAACCAAGGAGGAAATTAAGCTTAGGGTTGCTGAAGCACTTAAGAGAGATGTTGGAAGGGGAATAGCACGCTTTGATAGAAAATTCCAGAGACAGCTGGGTGTAGAGCCGGGGGACATAGTGGAGCTTAGAGGGGAAAAAGTTACGGCCGCAATAGTTGCCAACCCTCACCCTGATGACAGGGGAATAGACATCATCAGGATAGACGGATATATTAGAAAAAATGCTGGCGTAAGCATAGGCGATTTTGTGACTCTTAGAAGGGCAGAAGTTCAGGAGGCTAGGAAAGTTACTCTCGCCCCAGCTCAAAAGGGAGTTTTAATCCAAATTCCAGGCGAACTTGTAAAGAACAACCTTCTTGGAAGGCCTGTTGTTAAAGGTGATTTAATCATAGCGAGCGGAAGAATTGAGGACGAGTTTTTTGCAAGCCCCTTTGAGGAAATATTTAGGAGCCTTCTTCCAGTAGGCTTTGGCGAGCTCAAATTTGTCGTTGTAAGCACTGCTCCAAAGGGAATAGTCCAAATAACGCACAACACTGAGGTAGAAGTTCTTTCCCAAGCAGTCGAGCTTAGGGAGGAAGCTCTACCAGAGGTTACATACGAAGATATAGGCGGTCTAAAAGATGCCATTCAAAAGATTAGGGAAATGGTAGAGCTTCCGCTAAAGCATCCAGAGCTCTTCGAGCGCTTAGGCATAGAGCCGCCTAAGGGCGTCCTCCTTTACGGTCCACCGGGAACGGGTAAGACTTTGCTAGCCAAAGCCGTTGCAAACGAAGCTAATGCTCACTTCATAGCCATTAACGGACCAGAGATAATGAGCAAGTTCTATGGAGAGAGTGAAGAGCGCTTAAGAGAGATATTCAAAGAGGCTGAAGAGAATGCACCGAGCATTATATTCATTGACGAGATTGATGCTATCGCTCCAAAGAGAGAAGAAGTCACAGGGGAGGTTGAAAAGAGAGTCGTCAGTCAGCTCTTAACTTTAATGGATGGACTAAAGTCAAGGGGCAAGGTAATAGTGATAGCAGCCACTAACAGACCTGATGCTCTAGACCCAGCTTTGAGGAGACCCGGTAGATTTGATAGGGAAATAGAGGTGGGAGTTCCTGACAAGCAGGGGCGCAAAGAGATCCTCCAAATCCACACAAGAGGAATGCCGTTAGAGGCCGAATACAACAGGAATGACGTCCTAAAAATCCTAAAAACTCTCTTAAAAGAAGGACGCTTTGAGAAAGAGAGAATTGAGGCTTTGATCAAAAAGGTTGAAACAGCTAAGGACGAGGAAGAGATTAAAAGCATCTTGAAAGGAGAAAGCGAAATTTACGGGGAAGTTAAAGTTAAACTCATTGATAAGATGCTCGATGAGTTTGCGGAGAAGACGCATGGTTTTGTTGGTGCTGACTTAGCTGCCCTAGCGAGAGAAGCAGCAATGGTTGTTTTGAGACGCTTGATTAAAGAGAGAAGGATAAATCCGGAGGAAGAGAAAATCCCACCAGAAGTCCTACAAGAGCTTAAAGTAACTAGAGATGACTTTTACGAAGCGTTGAAGATGGTTGAGCCTTCAGCACTCAGAGAAGTCATGATTGAAGTGCCCAACGTTCGCTGGGAGGACATTGGTGGCTTGGAAAATGTAAAACAGGCCTTGAAGGAGGCCGTTGAGTGGCCTCTCAAGTACCCAAAGGCATTCCAAAGGCTCGGTGTTAATCCTCCAAAGGGCATCCTCCTTTATGGTCCACCGGGAACTGGTAAGACGCTATTAGCTAAAGCTGTTGCAAACGAGAGTGAAGCTAACTTCATTGGTATTAGAGGGCCTGAAGTTTTAAGCAAATGGGTGGGAGAAAGTGAAAAACGCGTTAGGGAGATCTTCAGGAAGGCCAGGCAAGCAGCCCCAACAGTGATATTCATTGACGAGATAGATTCAATAGCGCCGATGAGAGGTGCCATGGAAGGCGAAAGGGTTACGGATAGGCTAATTAATCAATTGCTTACGGAGATGGATGGTATTGAGGAGAACAGTGGTGTGGTGGTTATAGCGGCTACGAACAGGCCTGATATACTAGACCCTGCTTTATTAAGACCCGGAAGGTTCGATAGGCTTATTTTGGTGCCAGCACCTGATGAGAAAGCAAGGCTTGAGATACTAAAAGTTCACACGAGGAACGTTCCATTGGCTAAAGATGTTGACCTTAAAGAACTTGCTAAGAAGACCCAAGGTTACAGCGGTGCTGATTTAGAGGCGCTGGTTAGGGAAGCAGCTTTAACGGCTTTAAGAAGATCTGTTGTATCAAAGAAAGAGCTTGAAGAGCTAAGCGAGGAGTTTTTGGAGAATCTCTATGTAACGAAGAAAGATTTTGAAGAAGCCATGAAGAAGATTAAACCTAGCATAACACAGTACATGCTCGAATACTATAAGCGCTTTGAGGAAAGCAGAAAGACTGAGAAAAAAGAAGAGTATAGGGGAATAGACTACTTTACCGGCTGA
- the acs gene encoding acetate--CoA ligase alpha subunit, whose translation MSIEALFKPRSVAVIGASGTPGKIGYAIMRNLIEYGFEGKIYAVNVRGGEIEISGRKFEVYKSVLDIPDEVDMAVIVVPAKFVPQVVEECGKKGVKVAPIISSGFGEVGEEGKKVEQQLVETAHKYGLRILGPNIFGVVYTPTKVNATFGPVDVLPGKLALISQSGALGIALMGWTILEKVGLSAVVSIGNKSDIDDADLLEYFENDENTGAILIYMEGVKEGRKFMETAKKVSMKKPIIIIKAGRSERGAKAAASHTGSLAGADSIYTAAFKQSGVLRALTIGEAFDWARTLSNLPEPKGDNIVILTNGGGIGVMATDAAEEEGLKLYDNLEDLKVFANHMPPFGSYKNPVDLTGMAGAESYEGAVRDALANPNMHAIAVLYCQTAVLDPRDLAKIVIDEYEKSGREKPLVVAIVGGVEAKEAIDMLNEKGIPAYPEPERAIKSLAALYRWEHWKKKHKKE comes from the coding sequence ATGAGCATAGAGGCACTTTTCAAGCCAAGGAGTGTTGCCGTTATCGGTGCTTCTGGAACTCCGGGTAAGATAGGATACGCAATCATGAGAAACCTTATTGAGTACGGCTTTGAAGGAAAGATTTATGCGGTAAACGTCAGAGGCGGCGAAATAGAGATAAGCGGAAGAAAGTTCGAAGTTTACAAGAGCGTTCTCGATATTCCTGATGAAGTTGATATGGCAGTTATCGTTGTTCCGGCTAAGTTCGTTCCTCAAGTTGTGGAAGAGTGCGGTAAAAAGGGCGTTAAAGTGGCTCCAATCATAAGCTCTGGATTTGGAGAGGTCGGCGAGGAAGGAAAGAAGGTTGAGCAGCAATTAGTGGAGACCGCCCACAAGTATGGGCTTAGGATTCTTGGTCCAAACATCTTCGGTGTTGTTTACACACCAACAAAGGTGAACGCTACTTTTGGTCCCGTTGATGTCCTCCCAGGTAAGTTGGCTTTGATCTCTCAAAGCGGTGCTTTGGGAATTGCTTTGATGGGATGGACAATCCTCGAGAAGGTTGGCCTTTCAGCAGTTGTTAGCATTGGAAACAAGAGCGACATAGACGATGCAGACCTCTTGGAGTACTTCGAGAATGATGAAAACACAGGTGCAATCCTCATCTACATGGAGGGCGTTAAAGAGGGTAGAAAGTTCATGGAGACCGCTAAGAAAGTGTCAATGAAGAAGCCAATCATCATCATTAAAGCCGGAAGGAGTGAGAGAGGAGCCAAAGCTGCAGCTTCCCACACAGGTTCTCTCGCCGGCGCTGACAGCATTTACACGGCTGCATTCAAGCAAAGCGGTGTTTTGAGGGCTTTAACAATTGGTGAAGCCTTTGACTGGGCAAGAACACTCTCAAACCTCCCTGAGCCGAAGGGAGATAACATCGTTATCCTCACAAACGGCGGTGGAATAGGTGTTATGGCCACAGATGCAGCTGAGGAAGAAGGATTAAAGCTCTACGACAACCTTGAAGACTTGAAGGTCTTTGCCAACCACATGCCACCATTTGGTTCATACAAGAACCCGGTTGACCTAACAGGTATGGCCGGTGCTGAGAGCTACGAAGGAGCAGTTAGAGATGCTTTGGCCAATCCAAACATGCACGCCATAGCTGTGCTCTACTGTCAAACAGCTGTCCTTGACCCAAGAGACCTCGCAAAGATTGTAATTGACGAATACGAAAAGAGCGGAAGGGAGAAGCCTCTCGTCGTAGCTATCGTCGGTGGTGTCGAGGCTAAGGAAGCCATTGATATGCTCAACGAGAAGGGTATCCCAGCATATCCAGAGCCTGAAAGGGCCATAAAATCATTAGCCGCTCTCTACAGATGGGAGCACTGGAAGAAGAAGCACAAGAAGGAGTGA
- a CDS encoding ribose-phosphate diphosphokinase, giving the protein MKVVLGSGAQHMRDEFLAKAKDYGKEVIEVEIKTFPDGEKYVRILGDGEEAIVVQSTFKPQDEHLIELLLLGDALREKGFKHLKAVVPYLAYSRQDRVTKDGESISVRAILRALSLYYDEFYVFDLHNPKTLEFFPKNAVNLSPANAVAKYFKEKLGEGVVLGPDKGALERAKAVAEILGLEFSHFEKKRISPTEVQMTPVDIDVRGKNVLIVDDIISTGGTMIKAANLLREMGAKKVFVAVTHGVFAEGAIERVSKAVDELAVTNSIPTPVSKISLVEEILKL; this is encoded by the coding sequence ATGAAGGTCGTATTGGGAAGCGGTGCTCAACACATGCGTGATGAGTTTTTAGCTAAGGCTAAGGATTACGGTAAAGAAGTCATTGAAGTTGAGATTAAGACATTCCCCGATGGTGAAAAGTACGTTAGAATTTTAGGGGACGGAGAAGAGGCAATAGTCGTCCAATCAACCTTTAAGCCCCAAGACGAGCACTTAATCGAGCTTCTCCTCTTGGGTGATGCCCTCAGGGAGAAGGGCTTTAAGCACTTAAAGGCCGTTGTCCCATACTTGGCCTACTCAAGGCAGGATAGAGTGACAAAAGACGGAGAATCAATTAGCGTTAGGGCAATTTTAAGGGCTCTCTCACTCTACTATGACGAATTTTATGTCTTTGATTTGCACAACCCCAAGACCCTTGAATTCTTCCCAAAGAATGCCGTCAACTTAAGCCCAGCAAATGCAGTAGCAAAATACTTCAAAGAAAAGCTCGGTGAGGGAGTAGTTTTAGGCCCAGATAAAGGCGCCTTGGAGAGAGCTAAAGCTGTTGCCGAGATCTTGGGCTTAGAGTTCAGTCACTTTGAGAAAAAGAGAATCTCTCCAACGGAGGTCCAAATGACACCAGTTGACATAGACGTGAGAGGAAAGAACGTCCTTATCGTCGATGACATAATAAGCACTGGTGGGACGATGATTAAAGCGGCCAACTTGCTTAGGGAGATGGGAGCAAAGAAGGTCTTCGTTGCAGTAACGCACGGCGTTTTTGCGGAAGGAGCGATAGAAAGGGTAAGTAAAGCGGTCGATGAGTTGGCGGTGACGAACAGCATTCCAACGCCCGTTTCAAAGATAAGCCTCGTGGAGGAAATTTTGAAGCTTTAA
- a CDS encoding metallophosphoesterase family protein, with protein MRIAHISDTHVTTDAAFKSYAYDLIINEINLKKFDFVIHTGDVTNQGLREEYEHASYALKRIQKPLVVLPGNHDARNVGYELFEKYIGPLNGVYEKDDLVVIWLDSTIPDLSDGRVGGYKFRWLKEKLEEYSHKKVKIVAAHHHLVPLPDTGRERNVLFNAGDVLDLLLKHDVTLYICGHKHVPNVYKIENLIVVNAGCTSCRKTRKGDVNSYNIIKIHEDGKVEVTIKRVTGDRAERLFEIPKQRIFIPKGKRILRIVQLSESKVSDRVYFRERILENAIKAINEKYKPDLVIHCGDVVDVGIGRYYEQAMEFYEKIRGDKIVIPGHSDITYLGYDLFKSYFGEPEIKEMGDFVFIPILTAQYETPIGVVGRIGQKILREYLDEYRDKFVTVLMHHNIIPIPRSRELGFLEDGGNVLKILTSHEADLVLTGHGGNAVAIKVENTPIVNSGSISWELHRNPFGNSFNLIDIYPTMVVAFEIQATWGSRKLLGIWKIKTEVPWKD; from the coding sequence ATGAGGATAGCTCATATCAGTGATACTCACGTGACGACAGATGCTGCTTTTAAATCATATGCCTACGACTTGATAATTAATGAGATAAATCTAAAAAAATTCGATTTTGTTATTCATACGGGAGATGTCACAAATCAGGGTCTTAGGGAAGAATACGAGCATGCAAGTTATGCCTTAAAAAGAATACAAAAGCCTTTAGTTGTGCTCCCGGGCAACCACGATGCTAGGAACGTTGGTTACGAGCTGTTTGAAAAGTATATTGGCCCTCTAAATGGGGTTTATGAAAAAGATGATTTGGTGGTAATCTGGCTCGATTCCACGATTCCAGATTTAAGCGATGGTAGAGTAGGAGGCTACAAATTTAGATGGCTGAAGGAAAAGCTGGAAGAGTATTCACATAAAAAGGTCAAGATAGTTGCTGCTCACCATCACCTCGTACCTCTTCCGGATACTGGAAGGGAGCGAAATGTTCTCTTTAATGCTGGTGATGTTTTAGATTTGCTTCTAAAGCATGATGTTACCCTCTACATCTGTGGACACAAGCATGTCCCAAATGTGTATAAAATCGAAAATTTGATTGTTGTAAATGCAGGATGCACTTCTTGCAGGAAGACGAGAAAGGGGGATGTAAATAGTTACAATATAATAAAGATACATGAGGATGGCAAGGTTGAGGTTACGATAAAAAGAGTAACGGGAGACAGAGCCGAGCGCCTTTTTGAAATTCCAAAACAGAGAATATTTATTCCAAAGGGAAAGAGAATTTTAAGAATAGTTCAACTTAGTGAAAGTAAAGTCTCTGACAGGGTTTACTTTAGGGAAAGGATTCTCGAAAATGCCATAAAAGCAATAAACGAGAAATATAAACCCGATTTAGTTATCCACTGTGGGGATGTAGTGGATGTTGGAATAGGGCGATACTATGAACAGGCTATGGAGTTTTACGAGAAGATTAGGGGAGATAAAATTGTAATTCCCGGCCATAGTGATATTACCTACTTAGGATACGATCTCTTCAAGTCATATTTTGGAGAACCCGAGATTAAAGAGATGGGGGATTTTGTTTTTATTCCTATTTTGACTGCACAGTATGAAACTCCCATAGGTGTGGTAGGGAGAATTGGGCAGAAGATATTAAGAGAGTACTTAGATGAGTATAGAGACAAGTTTGTAACGGTTTTGATGCATCACAACATTATTCCCATTCCCCGTAGCAGGGAGCTCGGCTTTTTAGAGGATGGGGGCAACGTCCTTAAGATCTTAACTTCCCACGAAGCTGATTTGGTGTTAACAGGACACGGAGGAAATGCAGTGGCTATTAAAGTTGAAAATACACCAATAGTGAATTCAGGCTCAATAAGCTGGGAGCTTCATAGAAATCCCTTTGGAAACTCCTTTAATTTGATAGACATATACCCAACAATGGTAGTTGCCTTTGAGATTCAAGCTACTTGGGGTTCAAGAAAGCTCTTAGGGATTTGGAAAATCAAAACAGAAGTTCCTTGGAAGGATTAG
- a CDS encoding PRC-barrel domain-containing protein yields the protein MVKIKASKLRDVELITDTGIRLGWVYDLSFDEETGDILVIVAEPDEDLDVSEFVTDHEGLLLIPVNAVKSIGEVIIIDSTKLAVKSKLRRVSMIKEKLQQG from the coding sequence ATGGTAAAGATTAAAGCTTCAAAGCTTAGGGATGTTGAACTAATCACAGATACGGGTATAAGGCTTGGATGGGTCTATGATTTAAGCTTCGATGAGGAAACCGGTGATATCCTCGTTATTGTGGCAGAACCAGACGAGGATTTGGATGTTAGTGAGTTTGTTACAGATCACGAGGGTCTTTTACTAATTCCAGTTAATGCAGTCAAGAGCATTGGAGAAGTTATAATCATTGACTCCACAAAGCTCGCTGTAAAATCAAAGCTCAGAAGGGTCAGCATGATAAAAGAGAAGCTTCAGCAGGGTTGA
- a CDS encoding CBS domain-containing protein: MDENAPIKVYMVKKLIAVNPDDSIQEACKVMVDFDIGSLVVVDKNESVIGFFTKSDIIRRVIVPGLPYETPVKEIMTKELITVSSTTPLKEVLKIMAEHRIKHILVEDNKKIIGIFTLSDLLEASRRKLETAIATE; the protein is encoded by the coding sequence ATGGATGAAAATGCTCCAATTAAGGTTTATATGGTAAAAAAGCTTATCGCTGTGAATCCAGATGATTCGATCCAAGAGGCATGTAAAGTCATGGTCGACTTTGATATAGGTTCTTTGGTGGTTGTGGATAAGAACGAGTCTGTCATTGGGTTCTTTACAAAAAGCGATATAATAAGAAGGGTAATTGTTCCAGGTCTGCCATATGAAACCCCAGTAAAAGAGATAATGACTAAGGAACTTATAACGGTTAGCTCTACTACGCCCCTTAAAGAAGTCCTAAAGATTATGGCGGAGCACAGGATAAAGCACATACTTGTAGAAGACAATAAAAAGATAATTGGAATATTCACCTTAAGCGATTTGCTTGAAGCAAGTAGAAGAAAGCTTGAAACAGCAATTGCAACAGAGTGA